A genome region from Clostridium sp. JN-9 includes the following:
- the rapZ gene encoding RNase adapter RapZ, translated as MRFVIVTGLSGAGKTQAIRSLEDLGYFCVDNLPPTLIPKFAEACFQTDGRIDKIALVIDIRGGEFFNDLFETLKYLEKENYKYEILFLDAADEVLIKRFKESRRKHPLAPDGRVLRGIQLERNKLREIKDRADNIIDTSKLSPRELREEISKVYAEEGQIENQLIITVVSFGFKYGIPVDSDLVFDVRFITNPFYIPELKNYSGNDKPVRDYVMNFKETNVFIDKLEDMLEFLIPNYLNEGKRQLIVSIGCTGGRHRSVTIANVIYEKLKDKNYKVNIEHRDINEDVHRGDKKL; from the coding sequence ATGAGATTTGTTATAGTAACAGGTCTTTCAGGAGCGGGAAAGACTCAGGCAATAAGAAGTTTAGAAGATTTAGGATATTTTTGTGTTGATAACCTGCCTCCTACATTAATTCCTAAGTTTGCGGAAGCTTGTTTCCAAACGGATGGAAGAATAGATAAAATAGCATTAGTTATAGATATCAGAGGTGGAGAATTTTTCAATGATCTGTTTGAAACCTTAAAATATTTAGAGAAAGAGAACTATAAATATGAAATATTATTCCTTGATGCTGCTGATGAGGTGCTTATTAAGAGATTTAAAGAATCCAGGAGGAAACATCCCCTGGCACCTGACGGCAGAGTGCTGAGAGGTATACAGCTGGAAAGAAATAAACTCAGGGAAATAAAGGATAGGGCTGATAATATTATTGATACATCTAAATTGTCCCCAAGAGAGCTGAGGGAAGAAATAAGTAAGGTCTACGCAGAAGAAGGACAGATTGAGAATCAGCTTATAATAACAGTTGTTTCATTTGGTTTCAAATATGGTATCCCTGTTGATTCGGATTTAGTTTTTGATGTAAGATTTATAACAAATCCATTTTATATCCCGGAATTAAAGAATTATTCAGGAAACGATAAGCCTGTTAGGGATTATGTTATGAATTTTAAAGAGACCAATGTATTTATTGATAAACTTGAAGATATGCTGGAATTTTTAATACCAAATTATTTAAATGAAGGGAAAAGACAACTCATTGTTTCTATAGGCTGCACAGGGGGAAGACACAGATCTGTTACAATAGCCAATGTAATCTATGAAAAATTAAAAGACAAAAATTATAAGGTCAATATTGAACATAGAGATATCAATGAGGATGTTCATAGAGGTGATAAAAAACTATGA
- the hisC gene encoding histidinol-phosphate transaminase — translation MGYCLRKEILNLPAYKAGKPISEVKRELGLKQVIKLASNENPLGCSPSVKKVLMDLVNETQMYPDASNYELKSELASVLNVNAGNIFCSTGSDALIKVLASAFLNEGDEAIMAEVTFARYDSAVKLMGGRSIFVPMKDNALDIDAMVNCITDKTKIIWLCNPNNPTGTIFTASDLDRVFSRIPENVMVIMDEAYIEYVTNPEFPDSIKLMRNHPNVIILRTFSKAYGLAGLRVGYGIANEELVKYLNSVIGPFDVSLFAQKAAFAALKDKDFIKLVHDTNINGRDYLYAEFDKLNLPYIKTNTNFIMVNVKTDDETVFQELLKLGIIIRPGYLLGMKGWLRVTIGTQEQNEKFISALTKVLC, via the coding sequence ATGGGTTATTGTTTAAGAAAGGAAATATTAAACTTACCTGCCTATAAAGCAGGAAAACCAATCAGTGAGGTAAAAAGAGAACTGGGACTTAAACAGGTAATAAAGCTTGCATCTAACGAAAATCCATTGGGATGTTCACCAAGTGTGAAAAAGGTGCTTATGGATTTGGTTAATGAAACACAAATGTACCCTGATGCATCCAATTATGAGCTGAAAAGTGAGCTTGCCAGTGTACTTAATGTTAATGCTGGGAACATATTTTGCAGCACTGGATCTGATGCTTTAATAAAAGTTTTAGCATCTGCCTTTTTGAATGAGGGAGATGAAGCAATAATGGCTGAAGTCACATTTGCAAGATATGACTCAGCAGTAAAGCTTATGGGAGGCAGGAGCATTTTTGTTCCCATGAAGGATAATGCATTGGATATTGATGCCATGGTAAATTGTATTACTGATAAAACAAAGATTATATGGCTTTGTAATCCCAATAACCCAACAGGGACAATATTTACAGCCAGTGACTTGGATAGGGTTTTCAGCCGTATACCAGAAAATGTAATGGTTATTATGGATGAAGCATATATAGAATATGTAACAAACCCGGAATTTCCTGATTCCATAAAGTTAATGAGAAATCATCCTAATGTGATAATTCTTAGGACATTTTCCAAAGCTTATGGACTTGCCGGCTTAAGGGTAGGCTATGGAATTGCAAATGAAGAGTTGGTTAAGTACTTAAATTCAGTAATTGGACCCTTTGATGTAAGCTTATTTGCGCAAAAGGCTGCATTTGCTGCACTAAAGGACAAGGATTTTATAAAATTAGTTCACGATACCAATATAAATGGAAGAGATTATTTATATGCTGAATTTGATAAACTTAATCTGCCATATATAAAAACCAATACTAATTTTATAATGGTAAATGTAAAAACAGATGATGAAACTGTTTTTCAGGAGCTGTTGAAATTAGGTATTATCATAAGACCAGGCTATTTACTGGGCATGAAAGGATGGCTTAGAGTAACAATTGGAACACAGGAGCAAAATGAAAAATTTATTAGTGCTTTAACAAAAGTTTTATGTTAA
- the murB gene encoding UDP-N-acetylmuramate dehydrogenase yields the protein MNHDNNLYNKFCEFIDESNIFINEPMKNHTSFKVGGPADILVTPENYEQVQRAIKLCIKNNTDFYIIGNGSNLLVKDGGIRGVVIKLAKLNDITVEGEKIIVQSGAELKDVSKRAVEESLTGIEFACGIPGSVGGAVTMNAGAYGGEICHIIESALILDENCEMRTLGYHELELGYRISAIQKYKYTVLQAVFKLKNGNHDDIEKRVNDLNRRRRERQPLEYPSAGSTFKRPEGYYTGKLVEDSGLKGVSIGGAQVSSKHSGFIINKGEATAKDILDLIAYVQKTVKEKFNVELQTEVRIIGE from the coding sequence ATGAATCATGACAATAATTTATATAATAAATTCTGCGAATTTATTGATGAAAGTAATATTTTTATAAATGAACCAATGAAAAATCATACATCATTTAAAGTAGGAGGACCTGCTGATATTTTAGTTACTCCTGAAAACTATGAACAGGTTCAAAGGGCAATAAAATTATGTATAAAAAATAATACTGATTTTTATATAATCGGCAATGGATCTAATCTTCTGGTTAAGGATGGCGGGATCAGGGGAGTTGTAATAAAACTCGCCAAATTAAATGATATTACCGTTGAAGGTGAAAAAATAATAGTACAAAGCGGTGCTGAGCTAAAGGATGTTTCAAAAAGAGCTGTGGAAGAAAGCCTTACAGGTATAGAATTTGCCTGTGGCATACCAGGCAGTGTAGGCGGAGCAGTTACTATGAATGCAGGTGCATATGGCGGAGAAATATGCCATATTATCGAAAGTGCTTTAATATTAGATGAGAATTGTGAAATGAGGACTTTAGGATACCATGAGCTGGAACTTGGATACAGGATAAGTGCTATTCAGAAGTACAAGTATACTGTGCTTCAGGCAGTATTTAAATTGAAAAATGGGAATCATGATGATATTGAAAAAAGAGTTAATGATTTAAATAGAAGAAGGCGTGAAAGGCAGCCTCTTGAGTATCCATCTGCAGGAAGTACATTTAAAAGACCAGAGGGATATTATACTGGTAAGCTTGTAGAGGACAGTGGATTAAAGGGCGTTTCAATTGGAGGTGCTCAGGTGTCTTCAAAGCATTCTGGATTTATTATAAATAAAGGAGAAGCTACTGCTAAGGACATTTTGGATTTAATAGCCTACGTGCAGAAAACCGTTAAAGAAAAGTTTAATGTTGAACTTCAGACTGAAGTAAGAATTATTGGGGAATAA
- a CDS encoding phosphatase, with protein MKYVVDTHTHTIVSGHAYTTLLENVKEASKQGIKLLGTTDHGPNMPGGPHLFYFSNMKAWPRKIDNVTLLRGCEANITDYKGNIDIPELICRNLDIIIASLYDVCIKPGSRDENTEALLNVMDNPYIDIIGHSGNPIFPIWEEKVVKKAKDKNILIEINNGSFGSRAGSEENCYKIAKLCKENGVKLILGSDAHTCFQIGRFQKAESLINKLNISEDLIMNTDELKLISYLKKKGKLKDLELD; from the coding sequence ATGAAGTATGTAGTTGATACACATACACATACAATTGTAAGCGGTCATGCATATACCACACTATTAGAGAATGTAAAAGAAGCTTCAAAACAGGGAATTAAATTATTAGGAACAACAGATCATGGCCCCAATATGCCGGGAGGACCCCACTTGTTTTATTTTTCCAATATGAAGGCCTGGCCAAGGAAAATTGATAATGTAACTTTGCTTAGGGGCTGCGAGGCTAATATCACTGACTATAAAGGAAATATTGATATACCTGAATTAATATGCAGGAATCTGGATATAATTATAGCTAGTCTTTATGATGTGTGCATTAAGCCTGGCAGCAGGGATGAGAACACTGAGGCCCTGCTTAATGTAATGGATAATCCGTATATAGATATAATAGGCCATTCAGGTAATCCCATCTTTCCTATATGGGAAGAGAAGGTAGTAAAAAAAGCAAAAGATAAAAATATTTTAATAGAAATAAATAACGGTTCTTTCGGATCAAGGGCTGGAAGTGAAGAAAACTGCTATAAAATTGCAAAGCTCTGCAAGGAAAATGGAGTTAAACTCATACTTGGAAGTGATGCTCATACCTGTTTTCAGATTGGCAGATTTCAAAAGGCAGAAAGCCTCATAAATAAGCTGAATATATCTGAAGATTTAATTATGAATACTGATGAGCTTAAATTAATTAGTTACTTGAAAAAAAAGGGTAAGCTTAAAGACTTAGAACTTGATTAA
- the uvrC gene encoding excinuclease ABC subunit UvrC, with protein MFDLEYHLKNLPEKPGVYIMRNSLSEVIYVGKAKILKNRVRQYFQNSSSHTEKVKAMVSNIAEFEYIVTDSEMEALILECNLIKKYTPRYNILLKDDKHYPFIKITINEDFPRIFVTRMMAKDGAKYFGPYPDVSAVNETIELVRKTFPLRNCKRYITEKGPKTRPCLYYHIGLCKAPCSAYINKKDYNKIVQDVMDLLNGKDKEIVTRLKNDMNKASENLEFEKAAALRDKIYAIDKITEKQKIITGNFENEDFLGVYSDEKDSCVQVFFLRDGKITGREHFIIENTLGTDVSEVISNFIKSFYGGTAFIPKNIYVPETDEAELLEQWLTLRRGSKVYLKIPQKGEKKSTLDLVYKNAKITLENFKIKYLQDSEINKTALQELTAILNLNELPKRIESYDISNIQGVDSVGSMVVFEDGRPKNSDYRRFKINTVKGANDYESLREILRRRFQHGLNEIKSIQERNLSLSNGKFCVFPDLIMMDGGRGQVNVALEVLQEFNIDIPVCGMVKDDKHKTRGLIFNNQEQPINSHSNVMKLITRIQDEVHRFAITYHRSLRDRRVLHSILEDIPNIGDKRRKELLRKFGSIDKIKAASFEELISTESIDEKAANSIINYFKANK; from the coding sequence ATGTTTGATTTGGAATATCACTTAAAAAATCTGCCTGAAAAACCAGGCGTTTATATAATGAGGAACTCACTTAGTGAGGTAATATATGTAGGAAAAGCCAAGATACTTAAAAACAGGGTAAGGCAATACTTCCAAAACTCTTCAAGCCATACAGAAAAGGTTAAGGCAATGGTGAGCAATATTGCTGAATTTGAATATATAGTAACAGATTCAGAGATGGAAGCACTTATACTTGAATGCAATTTAATAAAAAAATATACTCCAAGATATAATATCCTGCTAAAGGATGACAAACATTATCCATTCATAAAGATCACAATTAACGAGGATTTCCCAAGGATATTTGTTACGAGAATGATGGCTAAGGATGGAGCTAAATATTTTGGCCCTTACCCAGATGTGTCAGCAGTAAATGAAACTATTGAATTGGTGCGGAAAACATTTCCGCTAAGAAACTGCAAAAGGTATATTACGGAAAAAGGACCTAAAACAAGACCATGCCTGTATTATCATATTGGTCTCTGTAAGGCGCCATGTAGTGCATATATAAATAAAAAGGATTATAATAAAATTGTGCAGGATGTTATGGATCTTTTAAACGGGAAAGATAAGGAAATTGTAACCAGATTAAAAAATGATATGAATAAAGCCTCAGAAAATCTTGAATTCGAAAAGGCAGCAGCTTTGAGAGATAAAATTTATGCAATAGATAAAATAACTGAAAAACAAAAAATCATTACAGGTAATTTTGAAAATGAGGATTTCTTAGGTGTATATAGTGATGAAAAGGATAGCTGCGTACAGGTGTTTTTCCTGAGAGATGGTAAAATAACCGGAAGAGAGCATTTTATTATTGAAAATACACTTGGAACAGATGTAAGTGAAGTTATTTCTAATTTTATTAAAAGCTTTTATGGGGGAACAGCATTTATACCTAAAAATATTTATGTACCTGAGACAGATGAGGCAGAACTATTAGAGCAATGGCTTACTTTAAGAAGAGGAAGTAAAGTTTACTTAAAGATTCCACAAAAGGGTGAAAAAAAATCCACTTTGGATCTGGTATATAAAAATGCTAAAATAACATTGGAAAACTTTAAAATAAAATATCTCCAGGATAGTGAAATTAATAAGACAGCGCTGCAGGAACTTACTGCAATATTGAATCTGAATGAACTTCCAAAGAGAATTGAGTCCTATGATATTTCAAATATTCAGGGAGTTGATTCTGTTGGATCAATGGTTGTATTTGAAGATGGAAGGCCTAAAAACAGTGATTACAGAAGATTTAAGATAAATACAGTAAAAGGGGCCAATGATTATGAAAGCCTTAGGGAAATTCTCAGGAGAAGATTTCAGCATGGACTTAATGAAATTAAGTCCATACAGGAAAGAAATCTTTCATTAAGTAACGGAAAGTTCTGCGTATTCCCTGATCTAATCATGATGGATGGAGGCAGGGGCCAGGTAAATGTTGCCTTGGAAGTACTGCAGGAATTTAATATTGATATACCTGTATGTGGAATGGTAAAGGACGATAAACATAAAACCAGAGGCCTTATTTTTAATAATCAGGAGCAGCCCATAAATTCTCATTCTAATGTAATGAAGCTGATAACAAGAATTCAGGATGAAGTACACAGGTTTGCAATTACATATCATAGAAGCTTAAGGGACAGAAGAGTACTTCATTCAATACTTGAGGATATACCTAACATAGGTGATAAAAGAAGAAAAGAACTTTTAAGAAAATTTGGAAGTATAGATAAAATTAAGGCAGCAAGTTTTGAAGAATTAATAAGTACGGAGTCTATTGATGAAAAAGCTGCAAACAGTATAATAAATTATTTTAAAGCAAATAAGTAA
- a CDS encoding metal-dependent hydrolase, producing the protein MKGKTHAGIGMITYIAICSQLPGKFSYLGAATAIFSSLLPDIDHPKSIVNKYILPFKNKMTKIVLYTCSGIIILWYDYIYAHQPVLKAIAIMFFIIALSSHRKGLTHSITGMIMFGLIVGFIGNMYNKQFLIYSFIAGYGMHLICDMMTDRGIPLFYPFKSKNVKWPITYKTSSKAGNFVEELIMIVGLLYIVMELPKLF; encoded by the coding sequence ATGAAAGGCAAAACTCATGCAGGAATAGGGATGATTACTTATATAGCAATATGCAGTCAATTACCTGGGAAATTCAGCTATCTTGGGGCTGCTACAGCAATATTTTCGTCACTGCTTCCAGACATTGATCATCCAAAGAGCATTGTAAATAAATATATACTGCCATTTAAAAACAAAATGACAAAAATTGTACTTTATACTTGCAGTGGTATAATTATTTTATGGTATGATTATATTTATGCCCATCAGCCTGTTTTGAAAGCAATTGCAATAATGTTTTTTATTATTGCTCTGTCATCTCATAGAAAAGGCTTGACACACAGCATTACAGGTATGATAATGTTTGGATTAATTGTTGGATTTATAGGTAATATGTATAATAAACAGTTTTTAATATATTCTTTTATAGCTGGTTATGGAATGCATTTAATTTGTGACATGATGACGGATAGAGGCATACCTCTTTTTTATCCCTTTAAAAGCAAAAATGTAAAGTGGCCCATAACCTATAAAACAAGTTCTAAAGCTGGCAATTTTGTTGAGGAACTAATTATGATTGTAGGATTATTATATATAGTGATGGAACTTCCTAAATTGTTTTGA
- a CDS encoding penicillin-binding protein 2, whose product MNDISKNIKRVLLVFLLCFIGLFIYITYFEIFVGPNIVNNANNKRLWVKRNEVLRGTIYDRNKKPLTTSTKVNAETQKRTYTDGPLFAHVLGYVNIKYGITGLENKYDTELMSTDIKDTVESFVKNKGKTEAKIGDNLQTTLDYNIQKAAYDALGDNKGAAVALNPKTGEILAVVSKPSYDPNNLENIWQSLNQDKNKPLINRATSGLYPPGSTFKTITAISALENFNGIQNRTFTDNGKLVFNSKESLSNFNGESFGDIGFKDAYVHSSNVVFGTLGLDLGNDKLKSTAEKFYFNKSIPADGIAIAKSQFPTLKNYEKGNIAQSAIGQGTVLASPMEMALVASTIANDGVMMKPYLVQQVTTNKGAAVKTIAPEALGQIVSKDTSAVMKDFMRTVVEQGTGVNASIPGIQVCGKTGTADHYDEGSQAPPHSWFIGFAPYDNPQIAVAVIVEDGGQGGIAAARVARMTMSAAFGK is encoded by the coding sequence ATGAATGATATATCTAAAAACATAAAAAGGGTATTACTTGTATTCTTACTTTGTTTTATAGGGCTTTTTATTTATATAACATATTTTGAAATTTTTGTGGGACCTAATATAGTAAATAATGCCAATAACAAAAGGTTATGGGTTAAAAGAAATGAAGTGCTTAGGGGAACCATATATGACAGAAATAAAAAACCTTTAACTACAAGTACAAAAGTGAATGCTGAAACTCAAAAAAGAACATACACTGATGGACCTTTATTTGCTCATGTACTTGGTTATGTAAATATAAAGTATGGAATAACAGGATTAGAAAATAAATATGATACTGAATTAATGTCTACAGATATTAAGGATACCGTTGAAAGTTTTGTTAAAAATAAAGGGAAAACAGAAGCTAAGATAGGTGATAATCTGCAGACAACCTTGGATTATAATATTCAAAAGGCTGCTTATGATGCACTAGGTGACAATAAAGGTGCTGCAGTGGCCTTAAATCCTAAGACTGGAGAGATACTGGCAGTAGTATCAAAGCCTTCCTATGATCCAAATAATTTAGAGAACATATGGCAGAGCCTAAATCAGGATAAAAATAAACCATTGATTAACAGAGCTACATCGGGACTATATCCTCCAGGATCTACTTTTAAAACCATAACAGCTATTAGTGCTTTGGAAAATTTCAATGGAATACAAAACAGAACATTTACTGACAATGGTAAATTGGTATTTAATTCTAAGGAGTCATTAAGCAATTTTAATGGTGAATCATTTGGAGATATAGGATTTAAGGATGCTTATGTTCATTCCAGCAATGTGGTATTTGGAACATTAGGTCTTGATCTTGGAAATGATAAATTGAAAAGTACAGCAGAAAAATTCTATTTTAATAAATCTATTCCTGCAGATGGAATTGCAATAGCAAAAAGCCAGTTTCCAACATTGAAAAATTATGAAAAGGGTAATATTGCACAAAGTGCCATCGGTCAGGGTACTGTATTGGCAAGTCCTATGGAAATGGCTTTAGTAGCCAGCACCATTGCAAATGACGGAGTAATGATGAAGCCATATTTAGTACAGCAGGTAACAACCAATAAAGGTGCGGCAGTGAAGACTATAGCTCCTGAAGCTCTTGGACAGATTGTTTCAAAGGATACTTCAGCTGTAATGAAGGATTTTATGAGAACTGTTGTGGAACAGGGCACAGGGGTTAATGCAAGCATACCTGGAATTCAGGTTTGTGGTAAGACAGGTACAGCTGATCATTATGATGAGGGATCACAGGCGCCGCCACACTCCTGGTTTATAGGATTTGCTCCATATGATAATCCTCAAATTGCCGTGGCTGTTATTGTAGAAGATGGAGGCCAGGGCGGAATTGCTGCAGCAAGGGTTGCCAGAATGACTATGTCTGCAGCATTTGGCAAATAG
- a CDS encoding FtsW/RodA/SpoVE family cell cycle protein, which yields MYDTKRDELKLLFLTFLLCMVCFLNLAFINDKQTFDKRAIVLGVIICVLIGYSFFVIRRFFPDGDKYIFLFACILAVLGLVMLYRLDILNDLLHRTDVMNKAKYPRPATSYAIKQIVWFALGVTGYILIVVLLPSFKGFVKYKYVYLVFTLIFASMSMLIGTEVYGSKNWVYIGGVSFQPSEFAKLFLVAYLASALNNYKNFKQLIEPAIVVMITLGFMVLQKDLGSALIFFAISITMLYIATSKFKYVFTCFILFAVGSVISYKLFDHVRLRVLIWQNPWPYANDKGYQIVQSMLQIASGGLTGTGLGLGHPEYVPVNATDFIFSSICEEMGILVGFAILIIFFLLFYRCMRAAVYVENEFSRLVAVGYSSMIAAQVLVIVGGVINMIPLTGITLPLVSYGGSSMMITFFALAIIQKISEEGR from the coding sequence ATGTATGATACCAAAAGGGATGAATTAAAACTTCTTTTTCTTACCTTTTTATTGTGTATGGTATGCTTTTTAAATCTGGCTTTTATTAATGATAAGCAGACATTTGATAAAAGAGCCATTGTACTTGGTGTAATTATATGTGTCCTCATAGGATATTCTTTTTTTGTAATTAGAAGATTCTTCCCAGATGGAGATAAGTACATATTTTTATTTGCATGTATTTTAGCAGTGCTTGGCTTAGTTATGCTTTACAGACTGGATATTTTAAATGATCTGCTTCACAGAACAGATGTAATGAATAAAGCAAAATATCCAAGACCTGCAACTTCATATGCAATAAAACAGATAGTTTGGTTTGCACTGGGAGTTACAGGATACATACTTATAGTTGTACTGCTACCAAGCTTTAAAGGTTTTGTTAAGTACAAATATGTTTATCTTGTATTCACATTGATTTTTGCTAGTATGTCTATGTTAATAGGTACTGAAGTTTATGGATCAAAAAACTGGGTGTATATAGGCGGGGTAAGTTTTCAGCCCTCGGAATTTGCGAAACTGTTTTTAGTAGCTTATTTAGCCTCGGCTTTAAATAATTACAAAAACTTTAAGCAGCTTATAGAACCAGCTATAGTTGTAATGATAACTCTTGGGTTTATGGTACTTCAAAAGGATTTGGGATCAGCCCTTATATTTTTTGCAATATCCATAACAATGCTGTATATTGCAACATCTAAGTTTAAATATGTCTTTACATGTTTTATATTATTTGCAGTAGGTTCTGTGATAAGCTACAAGCTTTTTGATCATGTAAGGCTTAGAGTTCTCATATGGCAGAATCCATGGCCTTATGCCAATGACAAGGGTTATCAGATAGTTCAATCTATGTTACAAATTGCATCAGGGGGACTTACAGGAACAGGGCTGGGTTTAGGGCATCCTGAATATGTTCCTGTAAATGCTACGGATTTTATATTTTCATCAATTTGTGAGGAAATGGGCATCCTTGTTGGGTTTGCTATACTTATAATATTTTTCTTACTATTCTACAGATGTATGAGGGCAGCAGTATATGTAGAAAATGAATTTTCAAGATTAGTAGCAGTTGGTTATAGTTCCATGATTGCAGCACAGGTACTGGTTATAGTAGGAGGAGTTATAAACATGATTCCTTTAACTGGAATTACATTGCCTTTGGTAAGCTATGGAGGAAGCTCTATGATGATTACCTTTTTTGCTTTAGCAATAATCCAGAAGATATCAGAAGAGGGTAGATAA
- a CDS encoding FHA domain-containing protein encodes MDLSKLSLIFKIIIIGIVYIIILTALRIMYKDVKNGGRRKIRRKTLGLEILYCETPSNLKKGGVVPIQGDITIGRKQDNLIILDDPYVSSHHLKIFHRNGEIFVEDLGSTNGTLINNKRISGTALINSGDEIKVGSTTFKVIG; translated from the coding sequence ATGGATTTAAGTAAACTAAGTCTAATTTTCAAAATAATAATTATCGGTATTGTTTATATAATTATTCTTACAGCACTTAGAATTATGTATAAAGATGTAAAAAACGGAGGAAGAAGAAAGATTAGAAGAAAAACACTGGGACTTGAAATATTATATTGTGAAACCCCTTCAAACCTGAAAAAGGGCGGAGTAGTTCCTATTCAAGGAGACATTACCATAGGCAGAAAACAGGATAATCTCATAATTTTAGATGATCCATATGTATCCTCTCATCATTTGAAAATATTTCATAGAAATGGAGAAATATTCGTTGAGGATCTGGGCAGTACTAATGGGACACTAATTAATAACAAAAGAATTTCAGGTACTGCATTGATCAACAGCGGAGATGAAATTAAAGTTGGAAGCACTACATTTAAAGTAATAGGATAG